CCTGGTTCTGTATGACCTGGTTCTGCACGTGATCAGACTGACCTCTCGTTTGTTGGCAGGAAGTTCTTTGTATTCTCCGTCGAAGGTNATGACCTGGTTCTGCATGACCTGGTTCTGCATGACCTGGTTCTGTATGACCTGGTTCTACATGACCTGGTTCTGCATGACCTGGTTCTGTATGACCTGGTTCTACATGACCTGGTTCTACATGACCTGATTCTGCATGACCTGGTTCTGCATGACCTGGTTCTGTATGACCTGGTTCTGCACGTGATCAGACTGACCTCTCGTTTGTTGGCAGGAAGTTCTTTGTATTCTCCGTCGAAGGTTTTGTTGAGACGCTGAGCGTTAAGAGAACAAACATCAGTTCATAATTTGTCCACAgttcactttagtttttatattttaaccaGTTGAATAATCATAAACTCACAGAGTACGGGTCCTCCTCCGTTGGCCTGCGGTTCTACAACACATCAGAAAACATTAGgttccaacatgttctcatgaAACACAGGCTCCATGTTTCAGAGTTCTCAGTTTCAGTTTTACCATGAAGTTAAATATCTAAAGTAAAGTTGCGTACTTgacgtaaagttatgtacttaacgtacagttataacataaagttacatatcCAAAGTTAAattacgtacttaacgtaaagttatgtacttaacgtacagttataacataaagttacatatcTAAAGTAAAGCTATGTACttgacataaagttatgtacttaacgtacagttataacataaagttacatatcCAAAGTAAAGTTgcgtacttaacgtaaagttatgtacttaacgtacagttataacataaagttacatatcTAAAGTAAAGATgcgtacttaacgtaaagttatttACTTAACGTGCAGGtataacataaagttacatatcTAAAGTAAAGCTATGTACttgacataaagttatgtacttaactgACAgttttaacataaagttaaataTCTAAAGTAAAGTTgcgtacttaacgtaaagttatgtacttaatgtatggttttaacataaagttacatatctaaagtaaaattgcgtacttaacgtaaagttatgtacttaatgtatggttttaacataaagttacatatcTAAAGTAAAATTGCGTACTTAATGTGACGTttggttggttaggtttaagaagaTTAACACACCGATGTCTTAGTTTAAAATAAGCCAAAGTTCACGTACTTTCACTCGAAACACAAACTTTGCTCATGTCAACCTGCGTCATTATACGATCTTTGTCTCGTCACAGTTCTTCACTCATGTCACCAcgttggtcatgtgattgcagtcCTAACAAGTGTAACATGTGGGTTATGTTTATTAATTTTCCGTAGGTATACGTAGAAACATGAGAACAGTCTGATGGAGAAAGTGTTTATACTGTAAAGTTCTCGTTTGTTTTTGAACAagtgaataaattaaaacatcaaaTTAAGGGTTCTTTAATAAGTTTCAGGTTCTTCAGGGGACATTTAAAGGTACCTGCAGGGGTCTGTCAGGGTTCTATGTTCAGGTTCTTTAATGGTTCCTGACCATGACTCAGAGGTTGTTGTGGTTCTTTTGTTGGACCATGTGGTTCTCTGTCAGAGTTCTTTGATCATTTCATGGATCTTAGATGTCATGTTAGGGTTCCTCGGAGAACCATGGACAGACCCTGAGGTCCTAAAGGCTTCACTGTTGGAACTTCGTCGACACTGTAAGCGTTCCTCGTAGAACCAGAGGAGAACCTTTGttgcagacacacagcagataCAGAACCATAGATGTATAAATGCAGGTATAAACTCACTCTGGCTCTCTCTGGATCTCTCATCAGCGGGTGGTAACCTTCAGTGTCCTGATTCTGCAGATCCTGAACGCATCATCATCACAACATTACACAATGTAAACTTTCACTGTGAAAAACCAAGAGGAAGTCACAACAGGAAGTGTGAACTCACGCTGTAGATGCTCTCCTCGGTCGGCTTCGCTTTGCTCCTGAAGAACTGGAAacaatttaacaaaataaaagagtgTCAGAGTGAGAAGTAGGAAAAGAGGAAATGATGTCAGCAGGaagtcctttcaaaataaaataccttCTCCTTGATGAACATGCCAGTGATGATGAGTCCGTACAGACCCAGGAAACCGTCCAGGATGTAGCACAGCTGAGGGTCGGCTAGCGCTGTCGCCTCTGTGGAGTAAggacaggcttttattttgaaaaggggggatctttttattttttaaatattcagtttatgAAAAAACTTGATTCTCTGATTGTCAATAACTTGGCCGCTGCCACCCTGTGGCACAGGCTGATTGTGCTACCTCCACCCAGGGGCCTGGTGGAAGAACTTCAGAGGGCAGTTGTTAACTTTTTCTGGTCTGGGCTGCACTGGTTGAGAGCAGCAGTACTGTACCTGCCGGTGCAGGAAGGGGGGCAGGGCCTGGTGGACATTTCATCCCGGATCACAGCATTCAGACTGCAGACAGCTCAGAAGCTGCTGTACAGCTGTGGCCTGCCATGGACTGACACTGCCTATTTGCTACTGAGGAGGGCCGGACGCTTAGGGTATGATAAACACCTGTTCCTGTTTCGGCCCGGGACAATGGATTTGACTGGCTTGACACCGTTTTACAAGTCCGTCCTGCAGGCGTGGCAGGTTTTCAGTTTCCATCGGAAGGATGCGTTGACAGTGGGGATGTGGATCCTGGAGGAACCTCTGTTTGGTAACACTCTTTTTACGTCTCAGGCCCTGTCCTCTGTCAGCCTGAGGTCCAGACTGAGGGAGGGTGGCTGTGTGAAGCTGGGTCACCTCATGAAGGTCTCCATTGACCATTTGTCTGAGCTGCTGAACATCAGGTCCAGGAGACTGCTGCTCAGGCTGGTGGAGGAGGTCTGTGCTTCACTGCCGGGAGCCCTCAGAGGTTTTTCTAAAGACAGAACTGTGCTGGATCAATGGGAGGATGGAGTTGAATATCTCTTTCCTTCCTTGACGGTCTCTCCTGCTGTGGATCAGTGGCAGGATGAGGAGGACATCCTGCTGTCTTTCCGGACCCCNNNNNNNNNNNNNNNNNNNNNNNNNNNNNNNNNNNNNNNNNNNNNNNNNNNNNNNNNNNNNNNNNNNNNNNNNNNNNNNNNNNNNNNNNNNNNNNNNNNNNNNNNNNNNNNNNNNNNNNNNNNNNNNNNNNNNNNNNNNNNNNNNNNNNNNNNNNNNNNNNNNNNNNNNNNNNNNNNNNNNNNNNNNNNNNNNNNNNNNNNNNNNNNNNNNNNNNNNNNNNNNNNNNNNNNNNNNNNNNNNNNNNNNNNNNNNNNNNNNNNNNNNNNNNNNNNNNNNNNNNNNNNNNNNNNNNNNNNNNNNNNNNNNNNNNNNNNNNNNNNNNNNNNNNNNNNNNNNNNNNNNNNNNNNNNNNNNNNNNNNNNNNNNNNNNNNNNNNNNNNNNNNNNNNNNNNNNNNNNNNNNNNNNNNNNNNNNNNNNNNNNNNNNNNNNNNNNNNNNNNNNNNNNNNNNNNNNNNNNNNNNNNNNNNNNNNNNNNNNNNNNNNNNNNNNNNNNNNNNNNNNNNNNNNNNNNNNNNNNNNNNNNNNNNNNNNNNNNNNNNNNNNNNNNNNNNNNNNNNNNNNNNNNNNNNNNNNNNNNNNNNNNNNNNNNNNNNNNNNNNNNNNNNNNNNNNNNNNNNNNNNNNNNNNNNNNNNNNNNNNNNNNNNNNNNNNNNNNNNNNNNNNNNNNNNNNNNNNNNNNNNNNNNNNNNNNNNNNNNNNNNNNNNNNNNNNNNNNNNNNNNNNNNNNNNNNNNNNNNNNNNNNNNNNNNNNNNNNNNNNNNNNNNNNNNNNNNNNNNNNNNNNNNNNNNNNNNNNNNNNNNNNNNNNNNNNNNNNNNNNNNNNNNNNNNNNNNNNNNNNNNNNNNNNNNNNNNNNNNNNNNNNNNNNNNNNNNNNNNNNNNNNNNNNNNNNNNNNNNNNNNNNNNNNNNNNNNNNNNNNNNNNNNNNNNNNNNNNNNNNNNNNNNNNNNNNNNNNNNNNNNNNNNNNNNNNNNNNNNNNNNNNNNNNNNNNNNNNNNNNNNNNNNNNNNNNNNNNNNNNNNNNNNNNNNNNNNNNNNNNNNNNNNNNNNNNNNNNNNNNNNNNNNNNNNNNNNNNNNNNNNNNNNNNNNNNNNNNNNNNNNNNNNNNNNNNNNNNNNNNNNNNNNNNNNNNNNNNNNNNNNNNNNNNNNNNNNNNNNNNNNNNNNNNNNNNNNNNNNNNNNNNNNNNNNNNNNNNNNNNNNNNNNNNNNNNNNNNNNNNNNNNNNNNNNNNNNNNNNNNNNNNNNNNNNNNNNNNNNNNNNNNNNNNNNNNNNNNNNNNNNNNNNNNNNNNNNNNNNNNNNNNNNNNNNNNNNNNNNNNNNNNNNNNNNNNNNNNNNNNNNNNNNNNNNNNNNNNNNNNNNNNNNNNNNNNNNNNNNNNNNNNNNNNNNNNNNNNNNNNNNNN
This genomic stretch from Epinephelus moara isolate mb chromosome 16, YSFRI_EMoa_1.0, whole genome shotgun sequence harbors:
- the LOC126402962 gene encoding T-cell surface glycoprotein CD3 zeta chain-like; translated protein: MELQTWTCVLLLLLAAAVPPAEATALADPQLCYILDGFLGLYGLIITGMFIKEKFFRSKAKPTEESIYSDLQNQDTEGYHPLMRDPERARNRRPTEEDPYSRLNKTFDGEYKELPANKRERQRKNEQVYQGLSSVTRDTYDSLQMQQLPPR